Genomic segment of Anopheles darlingi chromosome X, idAnoDarlMG_H_01, whole genome shotgun sequence:
ACGCTCTACTTTCACAGCGACGCCCCCAATCACGACGTGAGCTTCAGTATACGGTATACTGTGGTCCAAGCGGACTGTGGCGGCATCCTGACGCAGCTGGTAGGTACCATCGACAGCTCACGACAGGTCACCACCgcacaaaccgacgacgacgacgacgacgacgacgacgaggacgacgacgacgacgaccagcaccgGGTCTGTGAGTATCGGATCAGTCTACCGGTCGGGACCCGCGTCGAGATCCGCTTTCCCAGCGCGCTCCTCGAGCCGGACGGCCAATGCTCGTCGAGCCGGGGGCAGGTGGAGCCAcatcgaaccaaaacaaacgtttcACCGTGCTGCTCGTGTAGACCCGTCTGTGCGGCCACAAAGTCCCGGATGCGGCCACTTTCGGCAGGATGCGCAAAACGTGGGTTAAGCGCGACAACATATACTATAAACCGTTCTACAAGCAGAAGCTCAAGCTCACGCTGATCGGTGTGCTCGGACTGGGTATCCTGTTCTTCGTCTACCAGCTGGTCTACATCAGTCAGTttctgccatcgtcgtcgtcgttgtcgttgtcgttgtcgtcgtcggggtcATCGGGGTCGGCCTTGCTGGCCGCCCAGATGCGGCCCCCGCTCCACGCAAATAGTAATAATCCCGTTGCTTCGGCAGAACTGGGAGCGGACGGCGGCagcccaccatcagcaacaccgtTGGCGGCGAACGGGGGGCTACACGGCAGTAGTAATTCGGACACCGGGCAGCACCAGTACGCCTACGTCGAACGGATCGGGAACCACGAGCGTATGATCCTGCGGTAAGTGACATCGCACCCCTCCCTTGCGCGCCGACCACCATACATCGAGAAcacatttccttccgttcttACAGTGGCATCCGGCTGCGAGATCTGGATCACTACACGGAGCCTGCGTCCGTGTCCCGAGCTTCATTCCGGTGTTTGCAGACCGGCCGTGAGCTGAGCTGGGACCGAGTGAACGACGATTACTGTGACTGCCCGGAGGACGGCAGCGACGAACCGAGCACAAATGCGTGCGTCGAGGGGCGATTTTACTGTCGCTTCCAGAAGCGCCATCGGACGGGCCGGGGGAGGGACCGATCGATACCAAGCGGCTGGGTTAACGATGGTGTCTGTGATTGCTGTGATGGTTCCGACGAGTGGCTCCCGATCGGTGGTAACCTAGTGCCACCCCGCCCTTGTCCGAACACCTGTAGCACTAAATACTTTCTCTAAGCCGGGAGAAGCGCGGGAGATTGGCTTCAACCGTTTCCCttacgcttttctttttcttttcttacgcGGCCTGAACCGCGCATCTCGCCATCACGTCTCGCATCACATTCCGCCAATGCAATCGCAATGCAAGGGATGCTGGAAACGAACAGCCGACCGAGGATCACTTTGCTAGCATGTTTCACAACCTCTAGGGtagattgaataaaataaaaatatgtttactgTCGATAAATACACAGTTCACCTGGtgtccgttgccgtcgtcgagcCACTAATCGCAGGATACCTCTCCGGTGGGCTGCACGGGCTCATCCTCTCtcatcctctttttctctctctgcttcgctTCACATAAAAGCGTACTAGAAAAAAGTGTATGCAGTGCACAgaaatagtagcagcaacagcaccccaTTGATAAGCGATAATTTTACGGTTCATCTATCGTCCAGCGGAATTATAGATGTCCGGGGTATTTTCGATAAGTAACAGAGAAAGCCAACTTGCATGAACCTCCCAAGGGCCCCGTTGAGAATGCGAACGAAGCAACTGCTAAGATACTTGGCTTGTTCTCTACCTTTACTCGCCACGCAGCAACTAAGCAAGCAACGTATTGGCTATGACTTCAACTATTGGCAACAGTAGTCAACGGGATCTAAATCAACCATTTCATTAACTATTTTGCGCGATCGTTTAGATTACTCTCAGAGTATTCGAGtgcggctgtggctgcggTGCAGTGTCAACGTCCTTGAACGTTCCTTCAAGAACTGGCGCTCCTCCATCAATTCTTTCGTTCCTACACACGAAAACGACGAATTAAAATACATAACACGCTGTCTATAAATATATGGATAATATAGGATAAATGTTTATTCAATAtcacaaaaatgttttacatatTTCAAATGGCACTTTCAAATGTACATTTCGAAGCAATCTCGGGCTcccttttgcatttcaaactgAGTTAGTAGTGTAATAGAAGTAGTATTTAGTATTCATTGCCATATGGCTTCCAGAAGAATTTGGAATTCTTtttggtacaaaaaaaaacatgaacaaaaattgaaaatagaaaaattgaaaatgggaaaggcCTTCCGATGCATGTACAaggatttagaatcctttCTTGTGCTCAACctcttttaacaaaaaaaaattataataaagaataataataataagaaagCGTTCAAATTTCTCACTCGAAATAAACTCGCAAAAGTCGATTACAATTTGCCTGGCATAGGGGACACTTTTGAGATATCGCAATCTCTCTCGTAATGCACTCATGACAAAATACATGGCCACATTGTGTCGTAGATAGTTCCTTTGCCGCCAGCGGGTCATAACATACTGGGCAcgtcggtaccggtggcggaGCAGCAGATACacttgctgccggtgctgctgctgcctctgctgtagctgctgttactaccgctggtgctgcctctgctgtagctggtggtgataccgctggtggtggattacGGCCGAACCAAACACTTTCCTCACCGTTTTCTGACCGAATCCTTTCCTCAAGATTCGGAAAGGAATTTTGGAAGAGAGCATACGAAAATGAATCGTACACTATAGGTATCTGAAGCGGAGTGTCCTCGTCAGAGGACACCGTCATTGGCGGATCGTTGTCATCTTCCGGTCGTGGGTTTTCGTACATGGATACGTCTTCGTCGACGTCAATTTCTTGCATTAAGACATTTCGTTCCTCACTCATTTTGATGTGTCCGGAGCTTTTCGCAGATTGGATGACGCATGAAAtagttaaattaaacaattaaacttaaattaaaagaaaccaCATACTCTGTCCAGCGATTTCTAAACCAATTTCTTACCTGAATCTCGTACCAAAGCCTCTCAAAGCCTGTTGAAGTTTCCGGACTTACTATTTCCACCGAGGACTCCGGTGTTAAAACCACGTCTTCGCGTGTTCCGATCTTGCCAATCTTGCCTGGATCGAGCGCCAAAAGCAGTTGATAGTTTTCGTCCAGCGAGGGCTTTTGAGCGCAGAATCTCGTACCAAAGCCTCTCAAAGCCTGTTGAAGTTTCCGGACTTACTATTTCCACCGAGGACTCCGGTGTTAAAACCACGTCTTCGCGTGTTTCGATCTTGCCAATCTTGCCTGGATCGAGCGCCAAAAGCCGTTGATAGTTTTCGTCCTGCGAGGGCTTTTGAGCGCACAAGACATGCATTGAGATCGGGTTGACTttgaagcgcgcttgagttgatgatttaaataatttccgTTTCCCAGCACTCCCGACTCGTTTTATCGGTGTTTTccgcaaaaaccaaccaccccaGAGTGCTCCGTACGCTATGAGAATGGATTAAATTCTAAACTTAAACCATTACCATTCAACAAAAGGTGCCTTCGAATTAGCTGTACGTGGCTATTAAGTCTAGTTAAGTGATCGATTCCACTCCGATATATTGGTTGCATTTGCACTCATGATATGTGCGAAACTTTCTCTAGCGGCTTTCAAAACATGTCTTTGCCTGTTACATATTATTTCAACGATGAATGATCAAACTGAGTAACGCAATATCCTAAAATATagataaacatttaaaaaaacaacagaaatatttttacgcaaaaaaaaattactcaTTCGACTGCCCTGACGATACTTTACTGCAGGAAATACttctattattgttgttttaagtCCGTGCCGTTGCTAAAGAAGCGATGGCATAATCTCttaacaagaaaaaaatcttgatCAACACTGTAGTCTTGCCTAATGAGGCGGCGGTGTAAATGTGCACGACCGCAGCTGCCACCTCTGTCGCAAGAGCCGCATCCTGTGTGTGGCCGGCTTAATGTTTAACCGGTGCAGCTTggtagccgcagccgcagaaaACATGCGGTTTTAATATTAACCAGCCATCTTGTGCGCTTTTTGTCATACGGGAGGAAACAAGCGGTTTTCTGTCGAAAGAATCTGGCGATGGGGACCGCCCGAAGATTGACTGGAAACCTATTAGGATTACTCCGAACGCAAAATGATCTTTCGCTATCGCACCACTCGTTGCACATAGTGtttaccttcc
This window contains:
- the LOC125950384 gene encoding uncharacterized protein LOC125950384, encoding MRKTWVKRDNIYYKPFYKQKLKLTLIGVLGLGILFFVYQLVYISQFLPSSSSLSLSLSSSGSSGSALLAAQMRPPLHANSNNPVASAELGADGGSPPSATPLAANGGLHGSSNSDTGQHQYAYVERIGNHERMILR